The Glycine soja cultivar W05 chromosome 3, ASM419377v2, whole genome shotgun sequence genome window below encodes:
- the LOC114405895 gene encoding probable tRNA N6-adenosine threonylcarbamoyltransferase, mitochondrial has product MVLSLSTLGFSSALSRLNFFPKPPPSLFSALTTFRRNQLPLKSSLAASKRDGDVVVLGIETSCDDTAAAVVRSDGEILSQVVSSQADLLAKYGGVAPKMAEEAHSKVIDQVVQEALDKAYLTEKDLTAVAVTIGPGLSLCLRVGVQKARKIAGGFNLPIIGIHHMEAHALVARLIEKDLQFPFMALLISGGHNLLVLARDLGQYIQLGTTIDDAIGEAYDKTAKWLGLDLRRSGGPAIEKLAMEGNAESVKFSIPMKQHKDCNFSYAGLKTQVRLAIESKKIDAKIPISSASNGDRLSRADIAASFQRIAVLHLEERCERAIQWALKMEPSIRHLVVSGGVASNQYVRARLDMVVKKNGLQLVCPPPRLCTDNGVMIAWTGIEHFRMGRYDPPPPAEEPEDFVYDIRPRWPLGEEYAEGKSVARSLRTARIHPSLTSIILASLQQ; this is encoded by the exons ATGGTACTTTCTCTCTCTACATTAGGGTTTTCTTCAGCACTTTCGCGCCTAAACTTCTTCCCAAAGCCACCACCTTCTCTTTTCTCCGCACTCACCACTTTCCGCAGAAACCAACTTCCACTCAAATCGTCGCTCGCCGCATCGAAACGTGACGGCGATGTTGTCGTTTTGGGCATCGAAACCAGCTGCGACGATACCGCCGCTGCTGTC GTGAGAAGTGACGGTGAAATTCTCAGCCAAGTAGTGTCTTCTCAG GCAGACCTGCTTGCGAAATATGGAGGTGTTGCTCCAAAAATGGCAGAAGAAGCTCACTCAAAAGTTATAGACCAG GTTGTGCAAGAAGCCCTTGATAAAGCTTATCTGACCGAGAAGGATCTTACTGCTGTTGCTGTTACTATTGGTCCTGGTTTGAGTCTCTGCCTTCGTG TGGGGGTGCAGAAAGCCCGGAAAATTGCTGGCGGATTTAATTTACCAATTATTGGCATACATCACATGGAAGCTCATGCTCTGGTTGCCAG GTTAATTGAGAAAGATTTGCAGTTTCCATTCATGGCCCTACTTATTTCAG GGGGACACAATTTACTCGTTCTTGCTCGTGATCTTGGGCAGTACATACAACTTGGAACTACGATAGATGATGCTATCGGTGAGGCATATGACAAGACAGCAAAATGGCTCGGACTGGATTTGAGGAGAAGTGGTGGTCCTGCTATTGAGAAGCTTGCTATGGAGGGTAATGCTGAATCAGTCAAGTTTTCT ATTCCAATGAAGCAGCACAAAGACTGCAATTTTTCCTATGCTGGTCTAAAAACCCAAGTACGTCTGGCAATTGAGTCCAAAAAGAT TGATGCCAAAATTCCAATTTCTTCAGCAAGTAATGGAGATCGACTGTCACGGGCTGATATTGCTGCTTCTTTTCAG CGAATTGCTGTGTTACATCTTGAGGAGAGGTGTGAACGAGCAATACAGTGGGCATTGAAGATGGAGCCTTCCATAAGACACTTG GTTGTCTCTGGTGGAGTTGCATCAAATCAATATGTCCGAGCCCGGCTTGATATGGTTGTGAAGAAGAATGGCCTGCAACTTGTATGCCCACCTCCTCGGCTCTGTACTGATAATG GTGTAATGATTGCTTGGACTGGTATTGAGCACTTCCGCATGGGAAGATATGACCCTCCTCCTCCTGCAGAAGAACCTGAAGACTTTGTG TATGATATACGCCCAAGGTGGCCGCTGGGGGAAGAATATGCTGAAGGAAAAAGTGTAGCACGTTCGTTAAGAACAGCCCGCATTCATCCTTCTCTTACATCTATAATTCTAGCATCATTGCAACAATGA
- the LOC114405896 gene encoding arginase: MSFLRSFARNKDISKVGRRGIHCMQKLCAEKISPDSLEKAQNRVIDAALTLVRENTRLKKELVHSLGGAVATSTLLGVPLGHNSSFLEGPAFAPPFIREGIWCGSANSTTEEGKDLKDLRIMVDVGDIPIQEMRDCGIGDERLMKVVSDSVKLVMEEDPLRPLILGGDHSISYPVVRAISEKLGGPVDVLHFDAHPDLYDEFEGNYYSHASSFARIMEGGYARRLLQVGIRSINKEGREQAKKFGVEQFEMRHFSKDRPFLENLNLGEGAKGVYISIDVDCLDPGYAVGVSHYESGGLSFRDVMNMLQNLKGDIVGGDVVEYNPQRDTPDRMTAMVAAKFVRELAAKMSK, from the exons ATGAGTTTCCTTCGTTCTTTTGCAAGAAACAAGG ATATATCAAAAGTAGGACGCAGAGGTATCCATTGCATGCAGAAACTATGTGCAGAAAAAATATCTCCTGATTCACTAGAGAAGGCCCAAAATCGTGTGATAGATGCTGCACTCACACTTGTTCGAGAAAATACAAGGCTTAAG AAAGAACTCGTGCATAGTTTGGGAGGTGCTGTGGCAACTTCAACTCTTCTTGGAGTTCCTTTGGGTCATAATTCATCGTTTCTTGAAGGGCCTGCATTTGCACCTCCTTTCATTAGGGAAGGTATTTGGTGTGGTAGCGCAAACtccacaactgaagaag GAAAGGATTTAAAGGACTTGCGAATAATGGTTGATGTTGGTGATATCCCTATTCAAGAAATGCGAGATTGTGGGATAGGAGATGAGAGACTCATGAAAGTTGTTAGTGATTCTGTCAAACTAGTGATGGAAGAG GATCCATTACGTCCCTTAATTTTGGGTGGTGATCACTCAATCTCATATCCAGTTGTCAGAGCCATATCTGAGAAGCTTGGGGGACCAGTTGATGTTCTTCATTTTGATGCACATCCTGATCTCTATGATGAATTTGAAGGAAATTATTATTCGCACGCTTCTTCTTTTGCTCGAATCATGGAGGGTGGTTATGCTCGTCGACTCTTGcag GTCGGTATAAGATCAATAAACAAAGAAGGGCGTGAACAAGCCAAAAAGTTCGGGGTAGAGCAGTTTGAAATGCGACATTTTTCGAAAGATCGTCCATTTTTGGAAAACCTG AATCTAGGAGAAGGTGCTAAAGGAGTATACATTTCAATCGATGTGGATTGTCTTGATCCAGGGTATGCTGTAGGAGTGTCCCACTATGAATCAGGAGGTCTTTCTTTCAGGGATGTTATGAACATGCTGCAAAATCTCAAAGGTGACATTGTTGGTGGAGACGTGGTTGAATACAACCCACAACGTGACACTCCTGATCGTATGACTGCCATGGTAGCTGCTAAGTTTGTGAGAGAACTCGCTGCAAAGATGTCAAAATGA